A genomic stretch from Lathyrus oleraceus cultivar Zhongwan6 chromosome 2, CAAS_Psat_ZW6_1.0, whole genome shotgun sequence includes:
- the LOC127123903 gene encoding putative RING-H2 finger protein ATL21A, whose product MSILKISFIFSIFLLLFHSTESTIQNNCVRKYCGNPELGLLFEFPFILREPYQNINNQSDRCGYPGFDVFCHHYKEAVLKLSNDRNFVVKSISLERQRIWVNGPNDCPPQRFIENININDDSPFAWDNTFHSHYENVTFLNCSTNSGKEPNPVIDELPIIPCMGNANYSIMYTLQPSLVNSLNLSCREIGFARVPVKDNSQQALVIMDGLYSDAMLRWSTPSCGCEPDQSCGFITDTSLDVTCYKHNYIFDFPVGNPSTQKHKKFNFFPILWGILGVLFFMWVSLIIYRDRQQAHIPQRQTITNMEPINREPPWFMFGLDRSRIEQYPKIQLSESGQLPRSIDNVCSICLSEYKPTETLRSIPQCNHHFHVDCIDVWLKMNATCPLCRNLPGL is encoded by the exons ATGTCTATCTTGAAAATTTCTTTCATATTTTCCATATTTCTCTTACTTTTTCACTCAACAGAAAGCACAATTCAAAATAATTGCGTAAGGAAATATTGTGGAAACCCTGAGTTAGGTCTTCTTTTTGAGTTCCCTTTCATCTTGAGAGAACCGTATCAAAATATCAATAATCAAAGTGATCGATGTGGATATCCAGGGTTTGACGTTTTTTGCCACCATTATAAAGAAGCTGTGCTTAAACTCTCAAATGATAGAAATTTTGTAGTCAAAAGTATTTCTCTTGAGAGACAAAGAATTTGGGTGAACGGTCCCAATGATTGTCCACCACAAAGATTCATTGAAAACATAAACATCAACGATGATTCACCTTTTGCATGGGACAACACTTTTCATAGTCATTATGAAAATGTGACATTTCTCAACTGTAGTACCAATTCTGGAAAGGAACCAAATCCAGTGATTGATGAACTTCCAATTATACCTTGTATGGGCAATGCGAATTATTCGATTATGTATACGTTGCAACCATCACTGGTTAATTCTTTGAATTTGTCGTGTCGTGAGATTGGATTTGCTAGGGTTCCAGTCAAAGATAATTCACAGCAAGCATTGGTAATCATGGATGGACTTTACTCTGATGCAATGTTGCGATGGAGTACACCTTCATGTGGTTGTGAACCTGATCAATCCTGTGGCTTTATAACGGATACGAGTCTTGATGTTACTTGTTACAAGCACAACTACATTTTTGATTTCCCAG TTGGAAATCCTTCGACTCAAAAGCATAAAAAGTTTAACTTTTTTCCAATACTTTGGGGAATATTAGGAGTTTTGTTCTTCATGTGGGTCTCTTTAATCATATATAGAGATAGACAGCAAGCCCATATTCCACAAAGACAAACTATTACAAACATGGAACCAATTAATCGAGAACCACCTTGGTTTATGTTTGGACTTGATAGATCAAGAATAGAACAATATCCAAAGATTCAACTATCTGAAAGTGGACAATTACCTAGGTCAATTGACAATGTTTGTTCTATATGTCTTAGTGAGTATAAGCCTACGGAGACATTAAGGAGTATACCTCAATGTAATCATCATTTTCATGTTGATTGTATAGATGTTTGGCTCAAGATGAATGCTACATGTCCTTTATGTCGAAACCTGCCAGGGTTATGA
- the LOC127123904 gene encoding putative RING-H2 finger protein ATL21A, translating to MSTLKFSFIFFIFLFLFHSSTQLCVKKYCGNPNLGLHFEFPFILREEDQINYNESDRCGYPGFEVHCNNNKQAMLKLSNDREFEVKSISLEIQRIWVKGPNDCPPQRFIENININDDSPFAWDNTFHSHYEDVTFLNCSTNSGKEPNPVIDELPTIPCMSNANYSIMYTLQPSLVNSLNSSCREIGFARVPVKDNSQQALVIMDGLYSDLMLRWNTPSCGCEPDRFCGFLTDTGLEVTCYSYALNFPAGNPPSQRHKKFNFFPVLFGVLGVLFFMWWVSLSICKDRQENHIQQRQTITNMEPINREPPWFMFGLDRSRIEQYPKIQLSESGQLPRSIDNVCSICLSEYKPTETLRSIPQCNHHFHVDCIDVWLKMNATCPLCRNLPGL from the exons ATGTCTACCTTGAAATTTTCTTTCATATTTTTCATATTCCTCTTTCTTTTTCACAGCTCAACTCAACTTTGTGTAAAAAAATATTGTGGAAACCCTAACTTAGGTCTTCATTTTGAGTTCCCTTTCATATTAAGAGAAGAAGATCAAATTAACTATAATGAAAGTGATCGATGTGGATACCCAGGGTTTGAAGTTCATTGCAACAATAATAAGCAAGCTATGCTTAAACTCTCAAATGATAGAGAATTTGAAGTCAAAAGTATTTCCCTTGAGATACAAAGAATTTGGGTCAAAGGTCCCAATGATTGTCCACCACAAAGGTTCATTGAAAACATAAACATCAACGATGATTCACCTTTTGCATGGGACAACACTTTTCATAGTCATTATGAAGATGTAACATTTCTCAACTGTAGTACCAATTCTGGAAAGGAACCAAATCCAGTGATTGATGAACTTCCAACTATACCTTGTATGAGCAATGCAAATTATTCGATAATGTATACGTTGCAACCATCACTTGTTAATTCTTTGAATTCGTCGTGTCGTGAGATTGGATTTGCTAGGGTTCCAGTCAAAGATAATTCACAGCAAGCATTGGTAATCATGGATGGACTTTACTCTGATTTAATGTTGCGATGGAATACACCTTCATGTGGTTGTGAACCTGATCGATTCTGTGGCTTTTTAACTGACACAGGTCTTGAAGTTACTTGTTACAGTTACGCTCTTAATTTCCCAG CTGGAAATCCTCCAAGTCAAAGGCATAAAAAATTTAACTTTTTTCCAGTACTTTTTGGAGTATTAGGAGTTTTGTTCTTCATGTGGTGGGTATCTTTATCCATATGTAAAGATAGACAAGAAAACCATATTCAACAAAGACAAACTATTACAAACATGGAACCAATTAATCGAGAACCACCTTGGTTTATGTTTGGACTTGATAGATCAAGAATAGAACAATATCCAAAGATTCAACTATCTGAAAGTGGACAATTACCTAGGTCAATTGACAATGTTTGTTCTATATGTCTTAGTGAGTATAAGCCTACGGAGACATTAAGGAGTATACCTCAATGTAATCATCATTTTCATGTTGATTGTATAGATGTTTGGCTCAAGATGAATGCTACTTGTCCTTTATGTCGAAACCTGCCAGGGTTATGA